One Drosophila ananassae strain 14024-0371.13 chromosome XR, ASM1763931v2, whole genome shotgun sequence genomic window, ACAAATATTACCCTCTTTtgtctattaaaaattaaaagtttttaaaagtttCTTCAAAACGGAACTATTTtatgcaattttattttcatattctagtattttttcaaaaatcaaacagtatttaaaatatttatttcaagaCAAATATTTGAGTAAAATACTTAAGAATTCaagaattataattaaatatgatTATCACCCACTAGTGGCCCGCTCCCGGGACAATGACAAGGACTCGACCGCCGATGAGACTCCCCAGCAGACCAGGCTGCGTATCTTACGAGAGCCCGTCCAGATCGAGGCCCGGAGCCTGCAGCAGCTTATGGCCCTGAAGGGGTCTGGTTGCCCACCACCTGCCCCCACCGGCACCACTACCGGGCCGACCACCTCAGGCCCGACAACCACAACAAGCACAGTCGTCCCGTCGCCAACTACCAGCACGGGATCCTCCAGCTCCAGCGCAACCCcctccgccaccaccaccggcACATCTACAGCTAGGAAGGAAAGTAATCGCAATTTAAATGATGACTTGGACGATGACTTTGAGGATGATGGGGAGGAGCAGATGCAGGAGAAGTACTTCCGTGACGAGAAGGACGATAGCGAGAACGATTTGGAGCAGAAcgatgaggaggaggatgaTGATCACAACTATGGTCTGGTAGTGGGAGCGAAGCGTTCCGACTCATCCAGCGTCCGCCGCGGTAGCACCAACTCCGCCCGCAATCCCGACAACCTCTCCAACAGCGAACTGATGCGCGAATGGGAGCTGCGCCGGCAGAAGGACATGAATGATCGACTGCGGGAGCAGCTGAAGGCAACCCGCCGCCGCTCAAACGCCAACCGTCGCCGCGCTGCCAACAAGCGACGCCGCCAGCGCCGCCGCAGCCAGGCCAAGCGTCGGCGCAACAACCGCCGCAGTGCCAATGCCCGCCGCCGCTCCAACAGACGCCACCGCAACGCCCGTCGTCGTCTGCGCCGCAACAGCCGCATCAACCGCCTGCGCCAGCGTCGCCGTCTCAACCGCCGCCGCAACTAAGTCCTTTGACCCTTTGACCCTTTGAACTTTGTCCTGTAATGGCTAAATCAAACGATAATAaagcaaatatataaaaaaaaatatcatagttttttatttattctaactaacttaaata contains:
- the LOC6505127 gene encoding uncharacterized protein DDB_G0283697: MKFIYGALLVLGLAIFVQASVARSRDNDKDSTADETPQQTRLRILREPVQIEARSLQQLMALKGSGCPPPAPTGTTTGPTTSGPTTTTSTVVPSPTTSTGSSSSSATPSATTTGTSTARKESNRNLNDDLDDDFEDDGEEQMQEKYFRDEKDDSENDLEQNDEEEDDDHNYGLVVGAKRSDSSSVRRGSTNSARNPDNLSNSELMREWELRRQKDMNDRLREQLKATRRRSNANRRRAANKRRRQRRRSQAKRRRNNRRSANARRRSNRRHRNARRRLRRNSRINRLRQRRRLNRRRN